From the Desulfosarcina sp. BuS5 genome, one window contains:
- a CDS encoding transposase, with the protein MLLTESAPFIKQYIEDLNNSLEQYQPSAGLTFTQKAWLSFCLTGILMVNAVCWAKFERASLGNYKLAALSWMFRKGKISWDNLLVGSVRRILKKYGITNGVIVFDESDRARSKNTKRIYKAHKQKHKASGGYVNGQTVVLLLLVTDSITVPIGFKFYMPDPVVSAWKKEEERLKKKGLPKNKRPVKPAFNPEYPKKIQLALLLLENFKEYYPKITVKCVLADALYGSKEFMNGASNILGGVQVISQLKSNQNIRYKGKKKTITDYFNMINKGVNCTIRVRGGEKVNATVSSARLKVDAHDGNVLFVIALKYEGEDEYRYLAATDVSWRTVDIIQAYSLRWLVEVFFEDWKLYEGWGQEAKQYDEEGSSRGLILSLLLDHCLLLHPEQKACIENKTPVFTVGSLQKRAQMDVLMECVKFLLQQQDPGEKLKEMGQVIKKVFRLMPSGKHMSGRTIGRLEPTPSLSRKYCPC; encoded by the coding sequence ATGCTATTAACTGAATCTGCACCATTTATCAAACAGTACATTGAAGATCTCAACAATAGCCTGGAGCAATACCAACCTAGTGCGGGATTAACATTTACCCAGAAAGCATGGCTAAGCTTTTGTCTTACCGGTATATTAATGGTAAATGCTGTATGTTGGGCAAAATTTGAACGGGCGAGTCTGGGCAATTATAAATTAGCAGCTCTATCTTGGATGTTTCGTAAGGGTAAGATTTCATGGGACAATTTACTTGTTGGAAGCGTCAGGCGTATTTTGAAAAAATATGGTATCACAAATGGTGTAATTGTTTTTGATGAGTCTGATCGTGCCCGTTCTAAGAATACAAAGCGAATATACAAGGCTCATAAGCAAAAACACAAAGCAAGCGGAGGTTATGTTAATGGGCAAACAGTTGTTTTGCTTCTTTTGGTCACAGACTCTATAACCGTACCTATTGGTTTTAAGTTTTACATGCCTGATCCAGTTGTTAGTGCCTGGAAAAAAGAAGAAGAGAGATTGAAAAAAAAGGGACTCCCGAAGAATAAGCGTCCTGTCAAACCAGCATTTAACCCTGAGTACCCGAAAAAAATTCAATTAGCCCTGCTCTTACTTGAAAATTTTAAAGAATATTATCCTAAAATTACTGTTAAATGTGTATTGGCTGACGCTTTATACGGTTCAAAAGAATTTATGAATGGAGCCTCTAATATTTTGGGAGGAGTGCAAGTTATCAGCCAATTAAAGTCAAATCAAAATATACGGTACAAAGGTAAAAAAAAGACAATTACGGATTATTTCAACATGATTAACAAAGGTGTAAATTGCACCATTCGTGTGCGAGGCGGTGAAAAAGTCAATGCAACAGTGAGCAGTGCCCGCCTTAAGGTTGATGCACACGATGGCAATGTGCTTTTTGTGATAGCTCTTAAATATGAAGGGGAAGATGAATACCGTTACTTAGCTGCCACTGATGTGAGTTGGCGCACAGTTGACATTATTCAAGCATATTCTTTGAGATGGCTTGTAGAGGTTTTTTTTGAAGACTGGAAGCTTTATGAAGGATGGGGACAAGAGGCCAAACAATATGACGAAGAAGGATCAAGCCGAGGCCTGATCTTGAGTCTGTTGCTAGACCATTGCCTCCTCCTTCACCCTGAGCAAAAGGCCTGCATAGAGAACAAAACTCCCGTGTTTACCGTGGGAAGTCTACAAAAAAGAGCTCAAATGGATGTTTTGATGGAATGTGTCAAATTTTTGCTGCAACAACAAGATCCCGGTGAAAAGCTTAAAGAAATGGGGCAAGTTATCAAAAAAGTTTTCCGACTTATGCCATCGGGAAAACATATGAGCGGAAGAACCATAGGTAGATTGGAGCCAACACCCTCTCTATCACGTAAATATTGTCCTTGCTAA
- a CDS encoding IS1 family transposase produces MLTLFCPRKSCKCYQSTENKITKDGVYITKSDFEPRQMFYCNGGKHRFSETGYSDLFGKHGSFKEYEQTAKLNSYGLGTDAIADVLQKDRRTIEQWQKAIGQKSQQFHLFLCFTIGLTIVFLQMDELWSYLKNKSQQLWVCIALESTTKFWIGFELGSRTTYTANRLVKGIKKLGKWGKDNILKVATDKLAAYKNALENIMSEIPYAYLQIVKRRIKRRLVTVKKYFVKGTVKDFPGKSQNTSFIERLNLTLRQHISYLQRKTLGYCKNKLNFSNVMWINLFNYNYIQFHKSLRIRINNENEKFIKKYNHNTPAMQMGLTNSSLNWRYLITVPIPCK; encoded by the coding sequence TTGCTGACACTTTTTTGTCCCAGGAAAAGCTGCAAATGTTATCAATCAACCGAGAACAAAATCACAAAGGATGGAGTTTACATAACAAAATCCGATTTTGAGCCAAGACAAATGTTTTACTGCAATGGTGGCAAACATAGATTCTCAGAAACAGGATATTCCGATCTTTTTGGAAAGCATGGCAGTTTTAAAGAATATGAGCAAACGGCAAAGCTAAACTCTTACGGCCTTGGCACTGATGCAATTGCCGATGTACTTCAAAAAGATCGAAGGACAATTGAACAATGGCAAAAAGCTATTGGACAAAAAAGCCAGCAATTTCATCTATTTCTTTGTTTTACTATCGGACTTACCATTGTATTTCTCCAAATGGATGAACTATGGTCTTACCTTAAAAATAAAAGTCAACAATTATGGGTTTGTATCGCTCTTGAATCAACAACAAAATTCTGGATCGGTTTCGAGTTGGGTTCAAGAACAACTTACACTGCAAACCGTTTAGTAAAGGGCATTAAAAAGTTGGGCAAATGGGGAAAAGATAATATATTAAAGGTCGCTACAGATAAATTAGCGGCTTACAAAAATGCGCTCGAAAACATTATGTCTGAAATTCCTTATGCTTACCTGCAAATTGTTAAGCGCCGAATAAAGCGTCGGCTTGTAACAGTTAAAAAATATTTTGTAAAAGGTACTGTAAAAGATTTCCCCGGAAAAAGCCAAAACACCTCATTTATTGAGAGACTGAACCTTACCCTAAGGCAACATATCTCCTATCTTCAGAGAAAAACCCTGGGGTATTGCAAGAACAAGCTGAATTTTAGTAATGTAATGTGGATTAACTTATTCAACTATAATTACATACAATTTCATAAGAGCTTACGAATACGAATTAACAATGAAAACGAGAAATTTATAAAAAAGTATAACCATAATACACCGGCAATGCAGATGGGACTTACGAATTCTTCACTAAACTGGAGATATCTCATTACAGTCCCAATACCTTGTAAGTAG
- a CDS encoding peroxiredoxin family protein, which produces MGQMQQDYNKFIAKNASVVVITPHDAEKTLKYFSKNNLPFYGIPDPDHKIANLYKQQWKLTKLGLMPALFIINRAGKIVFSYYSKNMKDIPANDLIIGQLEN; this is translated from the coding sequence CTGGGTCAGATGCAACAGGATTACAATAAATTTATTGCTAAAAATGCTTCAGTTGTAGTTATAACTCCACACGATGCTGAAAAAACCTTAAAATATTTTTCAAAAAACAATCTCCCGTTTTACGGCATACCGGACCCTGATCATAAGATTGCCAACTTATATAAACAGCAGTGGAAACTCACCAAACTCGGACTCATGCCTGCGCTTTTTATAATAAACAGGGCGGGAAAAATCGTATTCTCATACTATTCAAAGAATATGAAAGATATACCCGCCAATGATTTGATAATAGGTCAGTTGGAAAATTAA
- a CDS encoding DUF3786 domain-containing protein yields the protein MPLSVVDLYRDILPKTNCKDCGFSTCLAFASMVVSEKHPIENCPHLSADIVEKCKTELEKQYSSGKWLKKDMAEDALKWARERSASMKIEDLPDRIGGKLIKKREKYSLELPYFTDFIIISRDSITNKDGSELTRWEQVFIYNHMAQGGSKLPTGKWKGFIEFPNTVSKIKSMKEHVEKPLIERFKGKSGELLIAARQLGGLDLTDEIRSADLALLFSPLPRIPVILMFWDENLDDDFEAEVKLLFDESILNHLDIESIMFLSERLKQLLCEPLGFEQK from the coding sequence ATGCCATTATCCGTTGTTGATCTTTATAGAGATATACTGCCTAAAACTAATTGTAAAGATTGTGGATTCTCTACTTGCCTTGCCTTCGCAAGCATGGTGGTATCTGAAAAGCATCCAATTGAAAACTGCCCCCACCTGTCAGCGGATATTGTAGAAAAATGCAAAACCGAGCTTGAAAAACAATATTCATCAGGCAAGTGGCTCAAAAAAGACATGGCTGAGGATGCGCTGAAATGGGCAAGGGAACGGTCTGCATCCATGAAAATAGAAGACCTGCCGGACAGGATCGGCGGCAAGTTGATTAAAAAAAGAGAAAAGTATTCTCTTGAACTGCCATATTTTACGGATTTCATCATCATTTCCCGAGACAGCATCACAAATAAAGATGGTTCGGAGCTTACCCGATGGGAACAGGTTTTTATCTATAATCACATGGCCCAGGGAGGAAGCAAGCTCCCCACCGGGAAATGGAAAGGATTTATAGAGTTTCCCAATACTGTCTCAAAGATAAAATCGATGAAAGAACATGTTGAAAAACCTCTTATCGAAAGGTTTAAAGGGAAGTCCGGCGAATTGCTTATTGCGGCTAGACAACTTGGCGGGCTTGATCTGACCGATGAAATCCGATCTGCAGATCTGGCACTTTTATTCAGCCCCCTTCCCAGAATTCCGGTAATACTCATGTTCTGGGATGAAAATTTAGATGATGACTTCGAAGCTGAAGTTAAACTCTTGTTTGACGAGAGTATTTTGAACCATCTTGATATCGAATCGATCATGTTTTTAAGCGAAAGATTAAAACAGCTTCTTTGTGAGCCCTTAGGGTTCGAGCAAAAATAA
- a CDS encoding MBL fold metallo-hydrolase RNA specificity domain-containing protein, whose product MHVTFYGAAREVTGSMHLITTETDRILLDCGMFQGRRKETAQKNNVLPFDPNIIRNIVLSHAHIDHSGRIPMLTNRNFQGQVLCTRATADACKYLLLDSAHIQESDANYLNYKTVRSTLRELRATPKGKNTSARSNKNIQKILKTDHNKLNTNKINELIEKYHLEFVEPLYSTSAAEQALGFFNGYPYKSPVTIGHDTTCTFYDAGHILGSAFSMIKIRENDRLYNICYTGDIGRFGSPIIKDPTLTFQEEDRVVDLLIMESTYGNRLHEPVQDQKKQLKDVILATFERKGTVLIPSFAFGRTQELLYVIHELYDEGAVPHLPVYVDSPLSIQLTKVYGEHPEVYDKKTNNIFLKHGKNPFLFNQIHFISSVEESMEIMREETPHIVIASAGMCEAGRILHHLRNKIHNPRHTVLIVGYMAKNTLGRRILEQGRKYEESGRRGDPPMLKFLSKVYPLKAHIETLGGFSAHADKSELIRFVTNSNLKIKKIAVVHGEEDQALAFAKHLENKGFTAFVPRAGDMAYV is encoded by the coding sequence ATGCATGTTACATTTTATGGCGCTGCAAGGGAAGTTACCGGTTCGATGCATCTTATTACTACTGAAACCGACCGGATATTACTGGATTGCGGTATGTTTCAGGGACGTCGGAAAGAGACTGCCCAAAAGAACAATGTCTTGCCGTTCGACCCGAATATCATCAGGAACATCGTGCTTTCACACGCACACATAGATCATTCAGGCCGCATACCAATGCTCACAAACCGAAATTTTCAAGGACAGGTTCTTTGTACGCGTGCAACTGCAGACGCGTGTAAATATCTCCTGCTGGATTCCGCTCACATCCAGGAATCCGACGCTAATTACTTGAATTATAAAACCGTGAGGTCGACTTTGCGGGAGTTAAGAGCAACGCCTAAAGGAAAAAATACATCGGCACGCTCGAATAAAAACATTCAAAAGATCTTAAAAACAGATCACAATAAACTAAACACAAACAAGATTAACGAACTTATTGAAAAATATCATCTTGAATTCGTCGAACCCTTATATTCCACCAGTGCCGCGGAACAAGCCCTTGGCTTTTTTAACGGCTATCCTTACAAAAGTCCGGTAACAATAGGACATGATACAACATGCACATTTTATGATGCGGGGCATATTCTAGGTTCCGCGTTCTCCATGATAAAAATCCGCGAAAACGACAGATTGTATAATATTTGCTATACAGGGGATATTGGGAGGTTCGGCTCGCCCATTATCAAAGACCCAACCCTGACTTTCCAGGAAGAAGACCGTGTTGTAGATTTGCTCATAATGGAAAGCACATACGGAAATCGTTTGCATGAACCGGTGCAGGATCAAAAAAAACAGTTAAAAGATGTCATACTTGCCACATTTGAGCGCAAAGGCACGGTTCTTATACCTTCTTTTGCCTTTGGTCGAACCCAGGAGCTCTTATATGTGATACATGAACTATATGATGAAGGCGCGGTTCCGCATCTTCCGGTATACGTGGACAGCCCGCTTTCAATACAACTTACAAAAGTTTACGGCGAACATCCTGAAGTGTACGATAAAAAAACTAATAACATCTTTCTGAAACATGGTAAAAATCCTTTTCTATTTAATCAGATCCATTTTATCAGTTCAGTTGAAGAATCTATGGAGATTATGCGGGAAGAAACTCCTCATATTGTTATAGCATCTGCAGGAATGTGCGAAGCAGGAAGAATTTTGCATCATTTGCGTAACAAAATCCATAATCCAAGACATACGGTTCTTATCGTCGGGTATATGGCCAAAAATACTCTTGGTCGCCGTATCCTGGAACAAGGCAGGAAATATGAAGAATCAGGCAGACGCGGCGACCCGCCGATGTTAAAATTTTTAAGCAAAGTCTACCCACTTAAAGCACACATCGAAACTTTAGGAGGGTTCAGCGCTCATGCCGACAAAAGTGAACTGATACGTTTTGTGACAAATTCAAACTTAAAAATAAAAAAAATAGCCGTTGTGCACGGAGAGGAAGACCAAGCCCTTGCCTTTGCAAAGCATCTCGAAAATAAAGGTTTTACAGCCTTTGTTCCCCGTGCTGGAGATATGGCTTATGTTTGA
- a CDS encoding AAA family ATPase — translation MKFPYGVSDFKKINTQGYFYCDRTNKIPLLEQSDSQLFIRPRRFGKSLVLSMLENYYDVAKKDEFEAIFGNLKIGKNPTDLRNSYFILKLDFSCVDPTGSAKEVKKALFNHINGCIEEFYAFYQYKGYELPKIKINFDDALYSLKSLVSAVRMTPYPVYLLIDEYDNFANTIMMGVQSTGKRYEALVHDEGILRTLFKAIKSSTSGSMFDRVFITGVSPVVLSDITSGYNIAKNIYFHPKFNDLCGFSENEVRKVIEQIVAECNFGTEKTDEALTLMKTYYNGYLFAFGSDEYIYNPTLCLYFFEQFHEMCSYPREMLDDNLATDESKLEYIAQLSKGRDLLVNLTQKAHEIVISKISKRFGIKEMLSDNSKDNTFLVSFLYYFGVLTLAGETDDLKVKLKVPNMVIQSLYVGRVQQMLLPDPGIRDDGKLAAEKVYQKGDIKPLCDFVENSYFTVFKNRDYRWANELTLKTAFLTLLYNDIIYIMDYEIEIDRRYADLTMIIRPDKRYGKVFDVLIEFKFVKLKDAGMSADQAKKLSQDELKKIPEIAKQIKNGEKQVQEYGNKLERKYGNLRLQKFVVVALGFERVSFKKLD, via the coding sequence ATGAAATTTCCATATGGTGTATCTGATTTTAAAAAAATTAATACTCAGGGCTATTTTTACTGCGACAGAACAAATAAAATACCTCTGCTCGAACAATCAGATTCTCAACTTTTTATCCGCCCCAGGCGTTTTGGCAAGAGTCTTGTTCTTTCAATGCTGGAAAATTATTATGATGTGGCAAAAAAAGACGAGTTTGAAGCTATTTTCGGTAATTTAAAAATTGGAAAAAATCCCACAGACTTGCGCAATTCATATTTTATCTTGAAACTGGACTTTTCCTGCGTTGATCCAACAGGAAGTGCAAAAGAGGTAAAAAAAGCTCTATTTAACCACATTAATGGTTGTATTGAAGAATTTTATGCTTTTTATCAATATAAAGGTTATGAATTACCTAAAATAAAAATTAATTTTGATGATGCTCTATACTCCTTAAAATCTTTAGTCAGCGCAGTCCGCATGACTCCATACCCTGTTTATCTTCTCATTGATGAATATGATAATTTTGCAAATACAATAATGATGGGGGTTCAAAGCACCGGAAAGAGATATGAAGCTCTTGTGCATGATGAAGGCATTCTGAGAACCCTGTTTAAGGCAATTAAATCTTCCACCTCCGGTTCCATGTTTGACAGAGTATTTATAACAGGTGTCTCTCCTGTTGTTTTAAGTGATATTACAAGCGGCTATAATATCGCTAAAAACATTTATTTTCATCCAAAATTTAATGATTTATGTGGTTTTAGTGAAAACGAGGTACGCAAAGTAATTGAACAAATTGTGGCTGAATGTAACTTTGGCACAGAAAAAACAGATGAAGCTCTTACATTGATGAAAACATATTATAATGGATATCTTTTTGCGTTTGGGTCGGATGAATATATTTATAATCCCACATTATGCCTTTATTTTTTTGAGCAGTTCCATGAAATGTGCAGTTATCCAAGAGAGATGCTTGATGATAATCTTGCAACTGATGAATCCAAGCTGGAGTATATTGCACAATTATCCAAAGGTCGGGATTTGCTTGTAAATTTGACGCAAAAAGCACATGAAATTGTTATCAGTAAAATAAGCAAACGTTTCGGTATCAAGGAAATGCTCTCTGACAACTCAAAGGACAATACATTTCTTGTTTCATTTCTTTATTATTTTGGAGTGTTAACACTTGCAGGCGAAACAGATGATTTAAAAGTAAAATTAAAAGTTCCAAACATGGTGATACAAAGTTTGTACGTCGGAAGAGTGCAGCAAATGCTTCTTCCTGACCCCGGCATTAGAGATGATGGAAAGCTGGCGGCTGAAAAAGTATACCAGAAAGGCGACATAAAACCATTGTGCGATTTTGTGGAAAATAGCTATTTTACTGTATTTAAAAATCGTGATTACAGATGGGCCAATGAACTGACATTAAAAACCGCATTCCTGACCCTGCTTTACAACGATATTATCTATATCATGGATTATGAAATTGAGATTGACCGACGCTATGCAGATCTGACCATGATCATCAGACCTGATAAAAGATATGGTAAAGTATTTGATGTTTTAATTGAGTTTAAATTTGTAAAGCTTAAAGATGCCGGAATGAGTGCTGATCAGGCAAAAAAACTTTCTCAAGATGAACTGAAAAAAATCCCTGAGATTGCAAAACAGATAAAAAATGGCGAAAAACAGGTGCAAGAGTACGGAAATAAGCTTGAACGGAAATATGGAAATTTGAGATTGCAAAAATTTGTGGTCGTAGCCCTGGGGTTTGAAAGGGTATCTTTTAAAAAATTGGACTAA
- a CDS encoding site-specific DNA-methyltransferase produces the protein MKLTNNEIRDINRYLEKGKPLPEKYRFLLFGDKREVELVWNGKTSEVCNVVLPFQVIEQVDEPRAEEAVKLQMDLFDRQSGRQIKGWNNKLIWGDNKLILSSLKNGSFREEIEAQGGIKMIYIDPPFDVGADFSMNVEIGGETLTKKPGILEEIAYRDTWGKGADSFIAMIYERLVLMRDLLADDGSIFVHVDWRVIHLIRIVLDEIFGKNKFVNEIIWHFSDNFQGNVKGFATNHNNIVWYTKTPNYIANKVMIPLGKPTKRDKRIWSKELGKLISARDANGKLIYEMYYDKKADDVWRIGQSSTTKKASKEFLGYPTQKPEALLDRIIKASSNENDLIADFFCGSGTTLAVAEKLNRKWIGSDLGKFAIHTTRKRMIGVQRQLRKENKSWRAFEILNLGKYERQHYIGVNPNLREQEKQKQLEAKEKDFLNLILHAYRAEAVSQFKTFQGKKSGRLVAVGPVNLPVTRLFVEEIILECRQKRITRVDILGFEFEMGLFPNILDEARTKGIDLAMKYIPQDVFDKRAVEKNQVVFHDVSFIEVKPHFGKGKNKHSIAVELTDFSVFYSQDAKGADESLKKGKSKVIVDRGQVVKISKDKNGIVNREVLTQNWTDWIDYWAVDFDFESRREIVRVLNEETGETEEVWTGDYVFENEWQSFRTKKDRSLEFKSIFRECPPGRRKIAVKVVDIFGNDTMKIVEVTIGGTR, from the coding sequence ATGAAACTGACGAATAATGAGATAAGAGATATTAACCGCTATCTGGAAAAAGGCAAGCCCCTGCCGGAGAAGTACCGTTTTTTGCTGTTTGGGGACAAGCGGGAGGTGGAGCTGGTCTGGAATGGCAAAACCAGCGAGGTTTGCAATGTGGTGCTGCCGTTTCAGGTGATCGAGCAGGTTGACGAGCCGCGCGCGGAAGAAGCCGTCAAATTGCAGATGGATCTCTTTGACCGGCAATCCGGCCGGCAGATCAAGGGCTGGAACAACAAACTGATCTGGGGCGATAACAAGCTGATTCTATCCTCACTCAAAAACGGGTCATTTAGAGAAGAGATCGAGGCTCAGGGCGGCATCAAGATGATCTATATTGATCCGCCGTTTGATGTAGGGGCTGATTTTTCCATGAATGTTGAAATCGGCGGCGAGACGCTCACCAAAAAGCCGGGCATACTGGAAGAAATTGCCTACCGGGATACATGGGGCAAGGGCGCGGATTCCTTTATTGCCATGATATATGAGCGGCTGGTGCTGATGCGGGATTTGCTGGCGGATGATGGGAGTATTTTTGTCCATGTTGATTGGAGAGTTATTCATTTAATTAGAATTGTCTTAGATGAAATTTTTGGAAAAAATAAATTTGTTAATGAGATAATCTGGCATTTTTCAGATAATTTTCAAGGAAATGTAAAAGGTTTCGCTACAAATCATAATAATATTGTATGGTATACAAAAACACCAAATTATATTGCAAATAAGGTAATGATTCCTTTGGGTAAGCCAACAAAAAGAGACAAGAGAATTTGGTCTAAAGAGCTTGGAAAACTTATTTCAGCTCGTGACGCGAATGGCAAACTTATTTATGAGATGTATTACGATAAAAAAGCAGATGATGTTTGGCGTATTGGTCAGAGTTCTACAACAAAAAAAGCAAGTAAAGAATTTTTAGGCTATCCCACCCAAAAACCCGAAGCCCTTCTCGACCGCATCATCAAAGCCTCATCCAACGAAAATGACCTGATCGCCGACTTCTTCTGCGGCTCAGGCACCACGCTTGCCGTAGCCGAAAAACTAAACCGCAAGTGGATAGGCTCCGACCTCGGCAAATTTGCCATCCACACAACTAGAAAGCGCATGATCGGGGTGCAGCGGCAGCTCAGAAAAGAGAACAAATCCTGGCGCGCCTTTGAAATCCTCAATCTGGGAAAATATGAACGACAGCATTACATCGGGGTCAACCCCAATCTCAGGGAGCAGGAAAAGCAGAAACAACTGGAAGCCAAGGAAAAAGATTTCCTTAATCTTATTCTTCACGCCTATCGCGCAGAAGCGGTCAGCCAGTTCAAAACCTTTCAGGGCAAAAAGTCTGGTCGTCTGGTGGCGGTTGGGCCGGTGAATCTGCCCGTCACCCGCCTGTTTGTGGAAGAAATCATTCTGGAATGCCGCCAGAAACGTATCACCCGCGTGGATATTCTCGGGTTTGAGTTTGAGATGGGGCTGTTTCCCAATATTCTGGATGAGGCCAGGACCAAGGGGATTGATCTGGCAATGAAATACATCCCTCAGGATGTGTTTGACAAGCGGGCCGTGGAGAAAAATCAGGTGGTGTTTCATGATGTTTCGTTTATTGAAGTTAAACCGCATTTTGGCAAGGGTAAAAACAAACATAGTATTGCTGTGGAACTGACCGATTTTTCCGTCTTTTATTCACAGGATGCCAAGGGTGCAGATGAAAGCCTGAAAAAAGGCAAGAGCAAGGTGATTGTGGACAGGGGACAGGTGGTCAAGATCAGCAAAGACAAAAACGGTATTGTCAACCGCGAGGTGTTGACGCAAAATTGGACCGACTGGATAGACTACTGGGCCGTGGATTTTGACTTTGAATCCAGGCGGGAGATTGTGCGGGTACTGAATGAAGAAACAGGCGAAACAGAAGAAGTCTGGACCGGCGATTATGTGTTTGAAAACGAGTGGCAGTCCTTCCGCACCAAAAAGGACCGCTCGCTGGAATTTAAAAGCATATTTCGGGAATGCCCGCCGGGTCGGCGCAAGATCGCGGTAAAAGTGGTTGATATCTTCGGCAATGATACCATGAAGATAGTTGAAGTGACTATAGGAGGAACAAGATGA
- a CDS encoding nucleotidyltransferase family protein, with protein MISSKYALEILRQFMQESGDRYGILELGVFGSVARDEAKDGSDVDVVISLKTPDPYFIVHIKEALEQRLGCHVDIVRLRDKMNSFLKQRIEREAFYV; from the coding sequence ATGATAAGCAGCAAATATGCCCTTGAAATATTAAGACAATTTATGCAGGAATCAGGCGATCGTTATGGGATTCTGGAACTGGGAGTTTTTGGCTCTGTTGCAAGAGATGAGGCAAAAGATGGCAGTGATGTGGATGTGGTTATCAGTCTAAAAACGCCTGATCCCTATTTTATTGTTCACATTAAAGAAGCTCTTGAACAACGCCTGGGTTGTCATGTGGATATTGTAAGGTTAAGGGATAAAATGAACTCTTTTCTAAAACAGCGTATAGAAAGAGAGGCTTTTTATGTATGA
- a CDS encoding HepT-like ribonuclease domain-containing protein has product MYDINLAIDLLEQIYGATKTIQRRFRAINSVDDFTDTQGGMDMLDGICMLLIAIGESLKRIDKITDKKLLSHYPEIDWKGAKGVRDIISHHYFDIDAGEIFWICSHHLEPLRSTIKKIIEDLENGAA; this is encoded by the coding sequence ATGTATGACATAAATCTGGCAATTGATCTTCTTGAGCAGATTTACGGCGCAACCAAAACAATACAAAGACGTTTCAGAGCGATTAATAGCGTTGATGATTTTACAGATACACAAGGTGGCATGGATATGCTTGATGGCATTTGTATGCTGTTGATAGCTATTGGTGAGAGTTTGAAAAGGATAGACAAGATTACAGATAAAAAGCTGCTATCGCATTATCCTGAAATAGACTGGAAAGGGGCAAAAGGAGTTAGAGATATTATTTCACATCATTATTTTGATATTGATGCTGGAGAAATTTTTTGGATTTGTTCCCATCATTTAGAACCATTACGAAGTACAATAAAAAAAATAATTGAGGATTTAGAAAATGGCGCTGCATAA